From a single Halobellus ruber genomic region:
- a CDS encoding phosphoribosylaminoimidazolesuccinocarboxamide synthase has product MTSVKEFRVVREPTGTDLGRGRFVFTDRYSVFDWGEMPDHVPRKGASLCTMGAHNFEVLEDEGVSTHYRGVYGPEVRGGDRPVDLDDCAAPPTAMAIELTQVPDLPYLGDEYDYDAYHDAAGGNYMIPLEIVFRNTVPVGSSLRSRGSPADYGLDADTWPEETIDLPEPVVEFSTKYEEQDRYLDRPEADRIAGRADLDELESVALGVNEILNERAESRGFRHEDGKIECLYHEGTIKIADVVGTFDENRFAYDGQEVSKEVIRQYYKRTDPEWVEAVSAAKSEARAEEGVADWRELCDRSPEPLPEAVLDAVSDLYAAGANAYTGTEWFDAPAMGDAVERVREL; this is encoded by the coding sequence ATGACGAGCGTCAAGGAGTTCCGGGTGGTCCGGGAGCCCACCGGCACCGACCTCGGGCGGGGCCGGTTCGTCTTCACCGACCGGTACTCCGTCTTCGACTGGGGCGAGATGCCCGATCACGTCCCACGGAAGGGTGCATCGCTGTGTACGATGGGCGCGCACAACTTCGAGGTCCTCGAGGACGAGGGCGTGTCGACCCACTACCGCGGCGTCTACGGGCCGGAGGTACGCGGTGGCGACCGCCCCGTCGACCTCGACGACTGTGCCGCGCCGCCGACGGCGATGGCGATCGAACTCACGCAGGTCCCGGACCTGCCGTACCTCGGCGACGAGTACGACTACGACGCCTACCACGACGCTGCCGGCGGGAACTACATGATCCCGCTGGAGATCGTCTTCCGGAACACCGTCCCGGTCGGGTCGAGCCTCCGCTCGCGGGGGTCGCCCGCCGACTACGGCCTCGACGCCGACACCTGGCCCGAGGAGACGATCGACCTCCCGGAGCCCGTGGTTGAGTTCTCGACGAAGTACGAGGAGCAGGACCGGTATCTCGACCGTCCGGAGGCCGACCGGATCGCCGGCAGGGCGGACCTCGACGAGTTGGAGTCGGTCGCGCTCGGGGTCAACGAAATCCTGAACGAACGGGCCGAAAGTCGGGGGTTCCGTCACGAGGACGGCAAGATCGAGTGTCTCTACCACGAGGGCACCATCAAGATCGCGGACGTGGTCGGGACGTTCGACGAGAACCGCTTCGCCTACGACGGCCAGGAGGTCTCCAAGGAGGTGATCCGGCAGTACTACAAGCGGACCGACCCCGAGTGGGTCGAGGCGGTCTCGGCGGCGAAATCGGAGGCGCGCGCCGAGGAGGGCGTCGCCGACTGGCGGGAGCTGTGTGACCGCTCGCCGGAGCCGCTTCCGGAGGCGGTGCTCGATGCCGTCTCGGACCTCTACGCCGCGGGCGCGAACGCTTACACCGGGACCGAGTGGTTCGACGCGCCCGCGATGGGCGACGCCGTCGAGCGGGTGCGCGAACTGTGA
- the cofH gene encoding 7,8-didemethyl-8-hydroxy-5-deazariboflavin synthase subunit CofH: protein MHEPPVPGDGDFEFSIVPETDQSFENALAAARDGDRLTVDDGIELVTTGTDVDGIDPVRKEQVLEAADRRRAEVVGDEVTFVANLNNNVTTACNTGCLFCNFKDTAHRFEADSGADHAGFTKTPAESRAAVEEALGMGIYEVTSVSGLHPAFALNDEHHEILAGHDDPATQVNYKPPAVYETDPGTYLDQLRAMSVGGVHLHSMTPEEAAHARRGTDWSYESVYRKLRAAGLDSAPGTAAEILVEEVRDVICPGKIGSDEWVDAMEGAIAAGLDVTATMMYGHVENAAHRIHHLQTVRDLQDRTGGITEFVPLSFVHQNTPLYERGVVDGGASDAEDELVIAVSRLFLDNVENVQSSWVKFGDAKALKLLNCGANDLMGTILSEEITTRAGGTHGEFRSFADYVGMIDAIGRPAVERSTDYRTRRRIDHDDPPHGPELGPRADGTPLLGSRAAPGRDAAGADD from the coding sequence ATGCACGAGCCACCCGTCCCGGGCGACGGCGACTTCGAGTTCTCGATCGTCCCCGAGACGGACCAGTCGTTCGAGAACGCCCTTGCGGCCGCCCGGGACGGCGACCGGCTCACGGTCGACGACGGGATCGAACTCGTCACCACGGGCACCGACGTCGACGGCATCGACCCGGTCCGAAAGGAGCAGGTGCTGGAAGCCGCCGACCGGCGACGCGCGGAGGTCGTCGGCGACGAGGTGACGTTCGTCGCCAACCTCAACAACAACGTCACGACCGCGTGTAACACCGGCTGCCTGTTCTGCAACTTCAAGGACACCGCCCACCGGTTCGAGGCCGACAGCGGGGCCGACCACGCGGGGTTCACGAAAACGCCCGCGGAGTCCCGCGCGGCCGTCGAGGAGGCGCTCGGAATGGGGATCTACGAGGTCACCTCGGTCTCGGGGCTCCACCCCGCCTTCGCGCTGAACGACGAGCACCACGAGATCCTGGCCGGCCACGACGACCCCGCGACGCAGGTGAACTACAAGCCGCCCGCAGTCTACGAGACGGATCCCGGAACCTACCTCGACCAGTTGCGCGCGATGTCGGTCGGCGGCGTCCACCTCCACTCGATGACTCCCGAGGAGGCCGCCCACGCACGGCGCGGCACCGACTGGTCCTACGAGTCGGTCTACCGGAAACTCCGGGCTGCCGGCCTCGACTCCGCGCCGGGGACGGCCGCGGAGATCCTCGTCGAGGAGGTCCGCGACGTGATCTGTCCCGGGAAGATCGGCAGCGACGAGTGGGTCGACGCGATGGAGGGCGCGATCGCCGCCGGCCTCGACGTCACCGCCACGATGATGTACGGCCACGTCGAGAACGCCGCCCACCGGATCCACCACCTGCAGACCGTCCGCGACCTCCAGGACCGAACCGGCGGGATCACGGAGTTCGTCCCGCTGTCCTTCGTCCATCAGAACACCCCGCTGTACGAACGCGGCGTCGTCGACGGTGGCGCCAGCGATGCGGAAGACGAACTCGTGATCGCGGTTTCGAGACTGTTCCTCGACAACGTCGAGAACGTCCAGTCGTCGTGGGTGAAGTTCGGCGACGCGAAGGCGCTGAAGCTGCTGAACTGCGGCGCCAACGACCTGATGGGAACGATCCTCTCCGAGGAGATCACCACCCGCGCCGGCGGCACCCACGGCGAGTTTCGGTCGTTCGCCGATTACGTCGGGATGATCGACGCGATCGGCCGCCCGGCGGTCGAACGCTCCACCGACTACCGAACCCGGCGGCGGATCGACCACGACGACCCGCCGCACGGCCCCGAACTCGGGCCGCGTGCCGACGGGACGCCGCTGCTCGGCAGTCGGGCGGCTCCGGGCCGCGACGCCGCCGGCGCGGACGACTGA
- the cofG gene encoding 7,8-didemethyl-8-hydroxy-5-deazariboflavin synthase subunit CofG, with amino-acid sequence MFPAAEEYGVDIALDESDVEAVRSTTPADVEAAGELTFARNVFVPLTTACRYTCTYCTYYDVPGEATLLSPEEVRERLRVGADAGCTEALFTFGDEPDARYGAIHDQLDEWGYDDILGYLRACCETALEEGLLPHSNPGDLTEADFRRVAPVNASMGVMLETTADVDAHAGSRRKTPGQRLNTIRAAGEVGVPFTTGILVGIGETERDRAESLLAIADLHDRYDHVQEVIVQNVVPNERSDFERPAVATMRKTVAMARAALPADVSVQVPPNLSPTRKLLDCGVDDLGGVSPITKDYINPEYEWPALRELRAIADSGGVPLHERLPVYDRYLPDEFRRDGFAGAPARGEWLPEPIEAAILADDLHGERYRSVARREGPLAVPSPASGD; translated from the coding sequence ATGTTCCCCGCGGCCGAGGAGTACGGCGTCGATATCGCCCTCGACGAGTCGGACGTCGAAGCGGTGCGGTCGACGACGCCGGCGGACGTCGAGGCGGCCGGGGAACTCACCTTCGCGCGGAACGTGTTCGTCCCGCTGACCACCGCCTGTCGGTACACGTGCACCTACTGCACGTACTACGACGTGCCCGGCGAGGCGACGCTTCTCTCCCCCGAGGAGGTCCGCGAGCGGCTCCGGGTCGGTGCCGACGCCGGCTGCACGGAGGCGCTTTTCACGTTCGGCGACGAGCCCGACGCCCGCTACGGGGCGATCCACGACCAATTAGACGAGTGGGGCTACGACGATATCCTCGGCTACCTCCGGGCGTGCTGTGAGACGGCGTTAGAGGAGGGGTTGCTTCCACACTCCAACCCCGGGGACCTGACCGAGGCCGACTTCCGGCGGGTCGCGCCGGTCAACGCAAGTATGGGAGTGATGCTCGAAACCACCGCCGACGTCGACGCCCACGCCGGCTCCCGTCGGAAGACCCCGGGCCAGCGGCTGAACACGATCCGGGCCGCGGGGGAGGTCGGCGTGCCGTTCACGACGGGGATCCTGGTCGGGATCGGCGAGACCGAGCGGGACCGCGCCGAGAGCCTGCTCGCGATCGCCGACCTCCACGACCGCTACGACCACGTCCAGGAGGTGATCGTCCAGAACGTCGTCCCCAACGAGCGGTCGGACTTCGAGCGGCCGGCGGTGGCGACGATGCGCAAGACCGTCGCGATGGCCCGAGCGGCACTCCCGGCCGACGTTTCGGTGCAGGTGCCGCCGAACCTCTCGCCGACGCGAAAGCTCCTGGACTGCGGTGTCGACGACTTGGGCGGCGTCTCGCCGATCACGAAGGACTACATCAACCCCGAGTACGAGTGGCCGGCGCTGCGGGAACTGCGCGCCATCGCCGACTCCGGGGGCGTGCCGCTCCACGAGCGGCTGCCCGTCTACGACCGGTATCTCCCCGACGAGTTCCGTCGGGACGGCTTCGCGGGGGCGCCGGCCCGCGGGGAGTGGCTGCCGGAGCCGATCGAGGCCGCGATCCTCGCCGACGACCTCCACGGCGAGCGGTACCGCAGCGTCGCCAGACGCGAGGGCCCGCTCGCGGTCCCGTCGCCCGCCAGCGGCGACTGA
- the cofC gene encoding 2-phospho-L-lactate guanylyltransferase, with protein sequence MRIVVPYTGRDPKSRLAPVLSGPERRAFARAMLGDVVETVSAAGHTPELLVPEPIGAVEADVDLGDVPTTVDDRALTPAVDAVLDRVGEGVPELGVVMADLPLATPTALDRLSAAGGDVAVAPGRGGGTNAVIVRDPAFSVDYHGASYRDHREAAAAAGLSVSVVDSMRLATDVDEPEDLAEVLLHGDGRAREWLVDAGIELDTSGGRVGVRRESGERPE encoded by the coding sequence ATGCGCATCGTCGTTCCGTACACCGGCCGCGACCCCAAGAGCCGACTGGCCCCGGTGCTCTCGGGGCCGGAGCGGCGCGCTTTCGCACGCGCGATGCTCGGCGACGTCGTCGAGACCGTCAGCGCCGCGGGGCACACGCCGGAACTCCTGGTGCCGGAACCCATCGGCGCCGTCGAGGCGGACGTCGACCTCGGTGACGTGCCGACGACCGTCGACGACCGGGCGCTGACGCCCGCCGTCGACGCCGTGCTCGACCGGGTCGGGGAGGGCGTCCCCGAACTGGGCGTCGTGATGGCGGACCTGCCGCTCGCGACGCCGACAGCGCTCGATCGGCTCTCGGCTGCCGGCGGCGACGTCGCCGTCGCGCCGGGTCGCGGCGGCGGAACCAACGCCGTGATCGTTCGCGACCCGGCCTTCTCGGTCGACTACCACGGCGCGTCGTACCGGGACCATCGTGAGGCGGCCGCGGCGGCGGGGTTGTCGGTCAGCGTGGTGGATTCGATGCGGCTCGCCACCGACGTCGACGAACCCGAAGATCTCGCGGAGGTGCTGCTCCACGGCGACGGCCGGGCTCGCGAGTGGCTGGTCGACGCCGGCATCGAACTCGACACCAGCGGGGGTCGGGTCGGGGTCAGGCGGGAGTCCGGCGAGCGACCGGAGTGA
- a CDS encoding tubulin/FtsZ family protein, protein MKLAMVGFGQAGGKVVDKFLEYDKKHNSGIVRAAIAVNTAKADLMGLEHVPEEKRVLIGQSRVKGHGVGADNELGAEVAEEDIDEIQGAIDSVPVHEVDAFLIVAGLGGGTGSGGSPVLAKHLQRIYTEPVYGLGVLPGSDEGGIYTLNAARSFQTFVREVDNLLVFDNDAWRKTGESVQGGYDEINEEIVTRFGVLFGAGEIGQGGEVAESVVDSSEIINTLAGGGVSTIGYASETVETSSSNGGLLSRITGGDDDDDLDSAHTTNRITSLVRKAALGRLTLPCEIEGTERALLVLAGPPRHLNRKGIERGRKWIEEQTGSMEVRGGDYPITDSGRVASVVLLSGVTNVPRIKELQQVAIEAQDNIDDIRNESQDNLDDLINDDEDELESLF, encoded by the coding sequence ATGAAACTCGCAATGGTCGGTTTCGGGCAGGCCGGGGGAAAGGTCGTCGACAAGTTCCTCGAGTACGACAAAAAACACAACTCGGGGATCGTCCGTGCCGCGATCGCGGTCAACACCGCAAAGGCCGATCTGATGGGGTTGGAACACGTTCCCGAGGAGAAGCGGGTCCTCATCGGCCAATCGAGGGTGAAAGGCCACGGGGTCGGGGCCGACAACGAACTGGGCGCGGAGGTCGCCGAGGAGGACATCGACGAGATCCAGGGGGCGATCGACAGCGTCCCGGTCCACGAGGTCGACGCGTTCCTCATCGTCGCCGGGCTCGGGGGCGGGACCGGCAGCGGCGGGTCGCCCGTGCTCGCAAAGCACCTCCAGCGGATCTACACCGAGCCCGTCTACGGGCTCGGCGTGCTGCCCGGGAGCGACGAGGGCGGGATCTACACGTTGAACGCTGCCCGATCGTTCCAGACGTTCGTCCGGGAGGTCGACAACCTGCTGGTCTTCGACAACGACGCCTGGCGGAAGACCGGCGAGTCGGTCCAGGGCGGGTATGACGAGATCAACGAGGAGATCGTCACCCGGTTCGGCGTGCTCTTCGGGGCGGGCGAGATCGGCCAGGGCGGCGAGGTCGCAGAGAGCGTCGTGGACTCCTCGGAGATCATCAACACGCTTGCGGGCGGCGGCGTCTCCACCATCGGGTACGCCTCGGAGACCGTCGAAACCAGCTCCTCCAACGGGGGGCTGCTCTCACGCATCACCGGCGGCGACGACGACGACGACCTCGACAGCGCACACACGACGAACCGGATCACCTCCCTCGTTCGGAAGGCCGCCCTCGGCCGCCTGACGCTTCCGTGTGAGATCGAGGGCACCGAACGGGCCCTGTTGGTTCTGGCGGGGCCGCCGCGGCACCTGAACAGAAAGGGGATCGAACGGGGCCGGAAGTGGATCGAAGAGCAGACCGGGAGTATGGAGGTCCGCGGCGGCGATTACCCCATCACCGACTCCGGCCGCGTCGCGTCGGTCGTCCTCCTCTCGGGTGTCACCAACGTGCCGCGGATCAAGGAGCTCCAGCAGGTCGCTATCGAGGCGCAAGACAACATCGACGACATTAGGAACGAGAGCCAGGACAATCTAGACGATCTCATCAATGATGACGAAGACGAGCTGGAGTCGCTTTTCTAA
- a CDS encoding complex I NDUFA9 subunit family protein produces MKVLVVGGTGFIGTSLCAELKERGHTVTAMSRNPGGGTLPGGVSKAMGDVTEYGSISEAFEGMDAVYNLVALSPLFKPSGGDRMHDRIHRQGTENVVRAAEEHGVDRFVQMSALGADPDGATAYIRSKGRAEEVVTDSDLEYTIFRPSVVFGDGGEFVSFTKLLAPPYVSALPGGGRTRFQPIWVGDLVPMLADAVESEEHVGETYEIGGPDKLTLAEIARLIHRSDGRSTTVVPVPMGLAKLGLSIGDLIPGFPMGTDQYRSLQFDNVTDDNDIDAFDVGVGELTTLKSYLGGHAGSEAADAAATS; encoded by the coding sequence ATGAAAGTGCTCGTCGTCGGCGGGACCGGGTTCATCGGAACCTCCCTCTGTGCGGAGTTGAAAGAGCGCGGCCACACCGTAACGGCGATGTCGCGCAACCCCGGCGGGGGGACCCTGCCCGGCGGCGTGAGCAAGGCGATGGGCGACGTCACCGAGTACGGCTCCATCAGCGAGGCGTTCGAGGGGATGGACGCGGTGTACAACCTCGTGGCGCTGTCGCCGCTTTTCAAACCCAGCGGCGGCGACCGGATGCACGATCGGATCCACCGCCAGGGAACCGAGAACGTCGTCCGCGCGGCCGAGGAACACGGCGTCGACCGGTTCGTCCAGATGAGCGCGCTGGGCGCCGACCCCGACGGGGCGACGGCCTACATCCGCTCGAAGGGCCGCGCCGAGGAGGTCGTCACCGACTCCGACCTCGAGTACACCATCTTCCGTCCGTCGGTGGTCTTCGGCGACGGCGGGGAGTTCGTCTCCTTCACGAAACTGTTGGCGCCGCCGTACGTCAGCGCGCTCCCCGGCGGCGGCCGGACCCGGTTCCAGCCGATCTGGGTCGGCGACCTCGTGCCGATGCTGGCCGACGCGGTCGAATCCGAGGAACACGTCGGCGAAACCTACGAGATCGGCGGCCCCGACAAACTCACCTTAGCGGAGATCGCCCGCCTGATCCACCGCTCGGACGGGCGGTCGACCACCGTGGTTCCGGTGCCGATGGGACTGGCGAAACTGGGGCTGAGCATCGGCGATCTGATCCCCGGGTTCCCGATGGGGACGGACCAGTACCGCTCGCTGCAGTTCGACAACGTCACCGACGACAACGACATCGACGCCTTCGACGTCGGGGTCGGCGAACTCACGACGCTGAAGTCGTACCTCGGCGGCCACGCGGGTAGCGAGGCCGCCGACGCCGCCGCGACGTCGTAG
- the tmk gene encoding dTMP kinase → MLLTLEGLDGSGKTTAWEALAGSYPDATFTREPTDSWYGDAVTRSLNDDDADPLAELFLFTADHAAHLSRVIRPALAEGSLVVSDRYSDSRMAYQAASLSAAPLADDRDPLGYVREIHEPFSRPPDATIYLDVDPETAAARAGATNKFERAAYLERVRENYERLIDADPDRFVRVDATQPESAVVEAVERHVERLVDDA, encoded by the coding sequence ATGCTCCTCACGCTGGAAGGGTTGGACGGCAGCGGGAAGACCACCGCGTGGGAGGCGCTCGCCGGCTCGTACCCCGACGCGACCTTCACCCGGGAGCCGACCGACTCGTGGTACGGCGACGCCGTCACCCGCTCGCTGAACGACGACGACGCCGACCCGCTGGCGGAGCTGTTCCTGTTCACCGCCGACCACGCCGCCCACCTCTCGCGGGTGATCCGCCCGGCGCTCGCCGAGGGATCGCTCGTGGTCTCGGACCGCTACTCCGACTCCCGGATGGCCTACCAGGCCGCGTCGCTGTCGGCCGCTCCCCTCGCGGACGACCGCGACCCGCTGGGCTACGTCCGGGAGATCCACGAGCCGTTCTCGCGGCCCCCCGACGCGACGATCTACCTCGACGTCGACCCCGAGACCGCCGCAGCGCGGGCGGGCGCGACCAACAAGTTCGAGCGCGCCGCCTACTTGGAGCGGGTCCGGGAGAACTACGAGCGCCTGATCGACGCCGACCCCGACCGGTTCGTTCGTGTCGACGCCACACAACCCGAATCAGCCGTCGTCGAAGCGGTCGAACGCCACGTCGAGCGGCTGGTCGACGACGCGTAG
- a CDS encoding cytochrome b N-terminal domain-containing protein: protein MSDTEPRSGSDPPLNALLLALVAGVVAVDLALAVATPASTQPVRLLLAGCAACVPLLGLAAGVVHRPAYAVGAVLSAPLVVIYAYTGLILPWTQLSFTLGQVGLELLLGVPVVGEPAALGLFGGFTLGQATLEQAFRFHYALVGIGGLASVAAVAAVGLRRGPGLTGSASR from the coding sequence GTGAGCGACACAGAACCCCGAAGCGGGTCAGACCCGCCGCTGAACGCCCTCCTCCTCGCGCTCGTTGCCGGCGTGGTCGCCGTCGACCTCGCGTTGGCGGTCGCGACCCCAGCATCGACACAGCCGGTACGGCTGCTACTCGCCGGCTGTGCGGCGTGCGTGCCGCTCCTCGGGCTGGCGGCCGGAGTCGTCCACAGGCCGGCGTACGCGGTCGGGGCCGTCCTCTCGGCGCCGCTAGTGGTCATATACGCCTACACGGGGCTGATACTCCCCTGGACCCAGCTGTCGTTCACGCTGGGACAGGTCGGGCTTGAGCTTCTCCTCGGCGTGCCGGTCGTCGGCGAACCCGCCGCGCTCGGCCTGTTCGGCGGGTTCACGCTGGGGCAGGCCACGCTGGAGCAGGCGTTCCGGTTCCACTACGCCCTCGTCGGGATCGGCGGCCTCGCGTCCGTCGCCGCGGTGGCAGCGGTCGGGTTGCGGCGCGGTCCGGGGCTGACGGGGTCGGCGTCCCGGTAG
- a CDS encoding Lrp/AsnC ligand binding domain-containing protein → MVHAFVMIKTGPGESEGLLEAIRGLENVVEAHVVAGGYDIIAEADAPEVYEVLSTASTGIQGLESVIDTRTYIAMDE, encoded by the coding sequence ATGGTCCACGCGTTCGTGATGATCAAGACCGGACCGGGGGAGTCCGAGGGGTTGCTTGAGGCGATCCGGGGGCTGGAGAACGTGGTCGAAGCGCACGTCGTCGCGGGCGGCTACGACATCATCGCCGAGGCCGACGCCCCCGAGGTCTACGAGGTGCTCAGCACCGCCTCGACGGGGATCCAGGGGCTCGAATCCGTGATCGACACCAGGACCTACATCGCGATGGACGAGTAG
- a CDS encoding potassium channel family protein, whose product MRFVIIGAGRVGLRTARVLREESHQVTLIERDRDRVEYARDAGFEVIHGDGSREEVLLEAGVEDADGLGALTSDLNVNFAACSIAKHHRTWTVLRVDEDYREEVYQGYADEVDEVVYPERLGAIGAKNALLGGSVHAIADVAQNLQVVLMTVTEESPIRGYTIEEVQLPANATIIAFGKDGESMALPLADDSLEVGDRLAVLADFDVLEEARQLIVGETLAPEGETA is encoded by the coding sequence ATGCGGTTCGTTATCATTGGTGCCGGTCGTGTAGGACTCCGGACTGCCCGCGTCCTGCGCGAGGAGAGCCACCAGGTCACGCTGATCGAGCGCGACCGCGACCGGGTCGAGTACGCCCGCGACGCCGGCTTCGAGGTGATCCACGGTGACGGCTCCCGGGAGGAGGTCCTGCTCGAGGCCGGCGTCGAGGACGCCGACGGGCTCGGGGCGCTCACGAGCGACCTGAACGTCAACTTCGCGGCGTGCTCGATCGCGAAACACCACCGAACGTGGACCGTCCTCCGGGTCGACGAGGACTACCGCGAGGAGGTCTACCAGGGGTACGCAGACGAGGTCGACGAGGTCGTCTACCCCGAGCGTCTCGGCGCGATCGGCGCGAAAAACGCCCTGTTGGGCGGGTCGGTCCACGCGATCGCCGACGTCGCTCAAAACCTCCAGGTGGTGCTCATGACCGTCACCGAGGAGTCGCCCATCCGGGGCTACACCATCGAGGAGGTTCAACTGCCCGCCAACGCCACCATCATCGCGTTCGGAAAGGACGGGGAGTCGATGGCGCTGCCGCTGGCCGACGACAGCCTGGAGGTCGGCGATCGGCTGGCGGTGCTGGCCGACTTCGACGTGCTGGAGGAGGCACGACAGCTGATCGTCGGCGAGACGCTGGCGCCCGAGGGGGAAACGGCCTGA
- a CDS encoding Lrp/AsnC ligand binding domain-containing protein has product MVTAYVMVKASTGDVDRLKAEMASVDDTVESVSVVAGDIDYIVKLRVDGPSDVKEVAAAIHEMAGIENTQTYIAMD; this is encoded by the coding sequence ATGGTCACCGCCTACGTGATGGTCAAAGCCTCCACCGGGGACGTCGACCGGCTGAAAGCCGAGATGGCGTCGGTCGACGACACGGTCGAGAGCGTCAGCGTCGTCGCCGGCGACATCGACTACATCGTGAAACTCCGCGTCGACGGTCCCAGCGACGTCAAGGAGGTCGCCGCCGCGATCCACGAGATGGCCGGAATCGAGAACACACAGACCTACATCGCGATGGATTAG
- a CDS encoding DUF5813 family protein — MSESDAVERARRAAGANESFEPDGEGGYVVRTTAFEGSIEVDADGGAVVCTVAVAVPMLDAVTEEAVAPVVEEGWFETFELRIDDVDSAIRGDDAAVSVRQRDEEAVVEVELRDLDATRAVADAVAVVEYVEGTYVEGIIPGYEYAEPVTLLIQQAADTAGGTKGGTPL, encoded by the coding sequence ATGAGCGAGTCCGACGCGGTCGAGCGAGCACGACGCGCCGCCGGGGCCAACGAGTCGTTCGAGCCGGACGGCGAGGGCGGCTACGTGGTGCGGACGACGGCGTTCGAGGGGAGCATCGAGGTCGATGCCGACGGGGGTGCCGTGGTCTGTACCGTCGCTGTCGCCGTCCCGATGCTCGACGCCGTGACCGAGGAGGCGGTCGCGCCGGTCGTCGAGGAGGGGTGGTTCGAGACCTTCGAGCTCCGAATCGACGACGTCGACAGCGCGATCCGCGGCGACGACGCGGCGGTTTCTGTCCGACAGCGCGACGAGGAGGCGGTCGTGGAAGTCGAACTCCGGGACCTCGATGCGACCCGGGCGGTCGCCGACGCGGTTGCGGTCGTCGAGTACGTCGAGGGAACCTACGTCGAGGGGATCATCCCCGGCTACGAGTACGCCGAGCCAGTGACGCTTCTGATCCAGCAAGCGGCCGACACCGCGGGCGGCACGAAGGGCGGGACGCCGCTGTAG
- a CDS encoding 30S ribosomal protein S8e, protein MKDQGRSKRKRTGGRRRRSHKKTRHQLGREPAETTVGEPRFQMVDSRGTGKKVRALSTNVAQVADGGEVTTATIEDVVENPANVNYARRNIVTKGAVIETTEGRARVTSRPGQTGQVSAVLLDDE, encoded by the coding sequence ATGAAGGATCAAGGACGCTCGAAGCGAAAGCGGACCGGAGGTCGACGCCGCCGGTCGCACAAGAAGACCCGCCACCAACTCGGTCGCGAGCCCGCGGAGACGACCGTGGGGGAGCCACGGTTTCAGATGGTCGACTCCCGCGGCACCGGCAAGAAGGTCCGCGCGCTGTCAACGAACGTCGCTCAGGTCGCCGACGGCGGCGAGGTGACGACCGCGACGATCGAGGACGTCGTCGAGAACCCCGCGAACGTCAACTACGCCCGGCGGAACATCGTCACGAAGGGCGCCGTCATCGAGACGACCGAGGGTCGCGCCCGCGTGACCTCGCGACCGGGCCAGACCGGGCAGGTCAGCGCCGTTCTCCTCGACGACGAGTAA